In Actinoplanes derwentensis, the following proteins share a genomic window:
- a CDS encoding AraC family transcriptional regulator → MTVALLRDLLDRHARPDQSTAIDDVLISRVTDPAPEGPTMTGAVVAVVAQGTKRLALGDRVYEYGAGQYVIASVDMPVTGRFLDAGPRHPALGVGLILRPELVAELLSQAGPALAPTGGTPSGLAVSDTTPELLDAVVRLVRLLDSPSDAAVLAPLIKREILWRVISGPQGAAVHHLGRADSNLTHVARAVRWIRDHYRLPFRVEELASMAGMSVSAFYRHFQAVTAMSPIQFQKQIRLQEARLLLATRPSDVTGVCRHVGYESLSQFSREYRRQFGTPPSRHHVPPVRQE, encoded by the coding sequence GTGACTGTCGCCTTGCTCCGGGATCTGCTGGATCGGCACGCCCGTCCCGATCAGAGCACCGCCATCGACGATGTCCTGATCTCCCGGGTCACCGATCCGGCCCCCGAGGGGCCCACCATGACGGGTGCGGTGGTCGCGGTCGTCGCCCAGGGCACCAAACGTCTGGCCCTGGGCGATCGGGTGTACGAGTACGGCGCCGGACAGTACGTGATCGCCTCGGTGGACATGCCGGTCACCGGCCGGTTCCTCGACGCCGGCCCCCGCCATCCCGCCCTGGGTGTGGGCCTGATCCTGCGGCCGGAACTCGTCGCGGAGCTGTTGTCGCAGGCGGGCCCCGCGCTGGCGCCGACCGGAGGGACACCCTCCGGACTGGCCGTCAGCGACACGACCCCCGAGCTGCTCGACGCGGTCGTCCGGTTGGTCCGGCTACTGGACTCCCCGTCCGACGCGGCCGTGCTGGCACCGCTGATCAAGCGGGAGATCCTGTGGCGGGTGATCAGCGGCCCGCAGGGAGCGGCAGTCCACCACCTGGGCCGGGCCGACAGCAACCTGACACATGTGGCGCGCGCCGTCCGCTGGATCCGCGACCATTACCGCCTGCCGTTCCGGGTCGAGGAACTCGCGTCGATGGCCGGAATGAGCGTGTCAGCCTTCTACCGTCATTTCCAGGCGGTGACCGCGATGAGCCCGATCCAGTTCCAGAAACAGATCCGCCTCCAGGAGGCCCGCCTTCTTTTGGCCACCCGTCCGTCCGACGTGACAGGAGTGTGCCGGCACGTCGGTTACGAAAGTCTCTCCCAGTTCAGCCGCGAATACCGCCGTCAGTTCGGCACCCCACCCAGCCGCCACCACGTTCCGCCCGTCCGGCAGGAGTAG
- a CDS encoding putative quinol monooxygenase, with amino-acid sequence MNHGFHATMSAQPGRGGELIELLLNAPSLRHPDCVVFLVGRSAADPDVVHVTEGWVSEPAHREFFASEPAQALVAAIQPLLSGRSTYTDEVPVGGKAAF; translated from the coding sequence GTGAACCACGGTTTCCACGCCACGATGAGCGCACAGCCCGGGCGGGGCGGCGAGCTGATCGAACTGCTGTTGAACGCCCCGTCCCTGCGGCATCCCGACTGCGTCGTCTTCCTGGTCGGCCGGTCGGCCGCCGACCCGGACGTCGTCCATGTCACCGAGGGCTGGGTCAGTGAGCCGGCGCACCGCGAGTTCTTCGCCTCCGAGCCGGCGCAGGCCCTGGTGGCCGCGATCCAGCCGCTGCTGTCGGGCCGGTCCACGTACACCGATGAGGTTCCCGTCGGCGGGAAGGCGGCGTTCTGA
- a CDS encoding alpha/beta hydrolase fold domain-containing protein, giving the protein MTRSLITLDPELRALLSGMPAMPALDAETLPLIRPFAVGATGRDPGETVTVAGGLRLQVIKPEKTTCGAPCVYWIHGGGMVMGDRFSQIDVPLEWRDRFGAVVVSVEYRLAPESSGTALVDDCHQGLRWVTENAAELGIDSGRVIVAGASAGGGLAAGVTLMARDRGTADIAGQVLIGPMLDHRTTSTRHYEVWTQEMNDFGWRSVLKDGVPNPYVSPALAADLDGLPAAYVDAGSAELFSDEATAYASRLGAELHIWAGGFHGFDALFPAAALSLAARRTRNDWIARLLAEKGQP; this is encoded by the coding sequence ATGACTCGGAGCCTGATTACTCTCGACCCGGAACTGCGTGCTCTGCTCAGCGGGATGCCGGCGATGCCGGCTCTCGACGCGGAGACCCTTCCGTTGATCCGCCCGTTCGCGGTGGGCGCGACCGGCCGCGATCCGGGCGAGACGGTCACCGTCGCCGGCGGCCTCCGGCTGCAGGTGATCAAACCGGAGAAGACCACCTGCGGCGCCCCGTGCGTCTACTGGATCCACGGCGGCGGCATGGTGATGGGCGACCGCTTCTCGCAGATCGACGTCCCCCTGGAATGGCGGGACCGGTTCGGGGCCGTGGTCGTCTCGGTCGAGTACCGGCTGGCCCCGGAGTCCTCCGGCACCGCCCTGGTCGACGATTGTCACCAGGGCCTGCGGTGGGTGACCGAGAACGCCGCCGAACTGGGTATCGACTCCGGGCGCGTCATCGTGGCAGGGGCGAGCGCCGGTGGCGGTCTGGCGGCCGGGGTCACGTTGATGGCCCGGGATCGTGGCACCGCCGACATCGCCGGTCAGGTGTTGATCGGCCCGATGCTCGATCACCGCACCACGTCAACACGTCACTACGAGGTCTGGACCCAGGAGATGAACGATTTCGGCTGGCGCTCGGTGCTGAAGGACGGCGTACCGAACCCGTACGTCTCCCCCGCTCTCGCCGCCGACCTCGACGGCCTCCCCGCCGCCTACGTGGACGCGGGCAGCGCCGAACTGTTCAGCGACGAGGCCACCGCCTATGCGTCTCGTCTCGGCGCCGAACTCCACATCTGGGCGGGCGGCTTCCACGGTTTCGACGCCCTCTTCCCGGCAGCCGCCCTGTCGCTGGCGGCCCGCCGCACCCGGAACGACTGGATCGCCCGGCTGCTGGCCGAGAAGGGACAGCCGTGA
- a CDS encoding RICIN domain-containing protein — MFARVAIAGVISTLFVALGAAPAAAAEPETPSKTIRIDPSYQQPAFEGWGTSLVWFANATGGYPEPIRRKLVDMLFGPDGLNLNIARYNIGGGNAPGVRTNYMKNGATMPGFWSAPPGTTVADKDWWDAENPDHWNLDADADQRWWIDQIKDDVDIWEAFSNSPPYFQTVSGYVSGGFNASTDQIRTDRVDEFATYLTRVAQHIEQAHGIDFDTIDPLNEPNTSYWGTTLGADGQPTGGRQEGAHAGPALQQAVILALRDKARAAGMRVSAMDETNPGIFMTNWNAYSTEARAAVDQLNVHTYGTGSRTSVRDAAKASGKKLWMSEVEGNWGPGTTDYTGMLPGLGVATRMIDDIRELEPSAWVFWQPIEDAIPQQAGNGNWGSIHVPFNCTAADTLATCPVRTNTKFDTIRNFTHHIRPGDHFVKVDDPSTVAAINTSRKTATAVHVNTNTADTTVTIDVSAFRTVRSAATVTPVVTSTSGALIRGNPVRIRNDRATLTVPAQSVTTFLISGVQGVDKTEPLIRNGHVYRLDGVASGKSLTPDTAKTTTVLRTPTAAADQLWSFTKLTGGHTNQERYEVTSPATGKRLTVRNNALVLEDTVPGVPAGPVSSGGESEAETATAGTTGADDGGTDAGAVVRNSAAVAGDADPAAQWVLSTTGDGTWTLLNVGSGRLIDVTGQATADGSPVGTYTPTSGANQRWTVTDETVLRTDDVAVHTVPRLAPVLPATVSPVYRDGARGSLPVVWDLPEERVWRQAGKVRVKGTATDPLGGEHRATAVVTVDTFVRTLPVEARTYPGGRPQLPDAVIGIGRHGGRAELPVVWEPGTYDQLGQVTVHGTATVADGSTLAAAATVTIVEPVEVDAAADDGVTIAATYTESGYSTAGLRNGVRTEKAWSNWRSGTKNTTDTITVTLPAERDLTRFVTYFYRDGSTASFPSTLRVQVLNIDGTWIDASPEITVGSEGSPIVDVPLSVTGPVTAARVVMTARPSGYITASEIELYAKAVPA; from the coding sequence GTGTTCGCACGTGTTGCCATCGCCGGAGTGATCTCTACCCTGTTCGTCGCGCTCGGCGCCGCGCCCGCGGCAGCCGCCGAGCCCGAGACCCCATCGAAAACGATCAGAATCGATCCCAGCTACCAGCAGCCCGCATTCGAGGGCTGGGGCACCAGCCTGGTCTGGTTCGCCAACGCCACCGGCGGATATCCGGAGCCGATCCGCCGCAAGCTTGTCGACATGCTCTTCGGACCGGACGGTCTGAACCTCAACATCGCCCGCTACAACATCGGCGGCGGCAACGCCCCGGGCGTGCGCACGAACTACATGAAGAACGGCGCCACCATGCCCGGCTTCTGGTCGGCGCCGCCCGGCACGACGGTCGCCGACAAGGACTGGTGGGATGCGGAGAACCCGGACCACTGGAACCTCGACGCCGACGCCGATCAGCGCTGGTGGATCGACCAGATCAAGGACGACGTCGACATCTGGGAGGCGTTCAGCAACTCGCCACCCTACTTCCAGACCGTCAGCGGATACGTGTCCGGCGGCTTCAACGCGAGCACCGACCAGATCCGCACCGACCGCGTCGACGAGTTCGCCACCTACCTGACCCGGGTCGCCCAGCACATCGAGCAGGCGCACGGCATCGACTTCGACACCATCGACCCGCTCAACGAGCCGAACACCAGCTACTGGGGTACGACACTCGGCGCCGACGGTCAGCCCACCGGCGGCCGTCAGGAAGGGGCACACGCCGGCCCGGCCCTGCAACAAGCGGTCATCCTGGCGCTGCGGGACAAGGCCCGGGCGGCCGGCATGCGGGTGTCCGCGATGGACGAGACCAACCCCGGCATCTTCATGACCAACTGGAACGCCTACAGCACCGAGGCCCGCGCCGCCGTGGACCAGCTGAACGTCCACACGTACGGCACCGGCTCCCGGACCAGCGTGCGCGACGCGGCGAAGGCATCCGGCAAGAAGCTGTGGATGAGCGAGGTCGAGGGCAACTGGGGTCCCGGCACCACCGACTACACCGGCATGCTGCCCGGCTTGGGCGTTGCCACCCGCATGATCGACGACATCCGCGAGCTGGAGCCGTCGGCCTGGGTGTTCTGGCAGCCGATCGAGGACGCGATCCCGCAGCAGGCCGGCAACGGCAACTGGGGCAGCATCCACGTCCCGTTCAACTGCACCGCCGCCGACACCCTGGCGACCTGCCCGGTCCGGACGAACACGAAGTTCGACACGATCCGGAACTTCACCCACCACATCCGCCCCGGCGACCACTTCGTCAAGGTTGACGACCCGTCAACAGTTGCCGCGATCAACACGTCCCGGAAGACCGCGACAGCGGTACACGTCAACACGAACACCGCCGACACGACCGTCACCATCGACGTGTCGGCATTCCGGACCGTTCGGTCCGCGGCCACCGTCACACCGGTGGTCACCAGCACATCCGGCGCCTTGATCCGAGGCAACCCGGTCCGCATCCGCAACGACCGGGCCACCCTGACGGTCCCCGCCCAGTCGGTGACCACCTTCCTGATCAGCGGCGTCCAGGGTGTCGACAAGACCGAGCCGCTGATCAGGAACGGTCACGTCTACCGCCTGGACGGCGTGGCCAGCGGCAAGTCGCTCACCCCTGACACGGCGAAGACCACAACGGTGCTGCGCACTCCCACGGCGGCGGCCGACCAGCTGTGGTCCTTTACCAAGCTGACCGGCGGACACACCAATCAGGAGCGGTACGAGGTGACCAGCCCCGCCACCGGCAAGCGCTTGACAGTTCGCAACAACGCCCTGGTACTTGAGGACACCGTGCCCGGCGTGCCCGCAGGTCCGGTGTCTTCGGGCGGCGAGTCGGAGGCCGAGACGGCTACGGCCGGCACGACTGGGGCCGACGATGGCGGGACGGACGCCGGGGCGGTGGTGCGGAACAGCGCGGCTGTCGCGGGTGACGCCGATCCGGCGGCTCAGTGGGTGCTGTCGACCACCGGGGACGGGACCTGGACGCTGCTCAACGTCGGTTCCGGGCGTCTGATCGATGTGACCGGGCAGGCCACGGCGGACGGCAGTCCGGTGGGGACCTACACCCCCACCTCCGGTGCCAACCAGCGCTGGACGGTGACCGACGAGACGGTTCTGCGTACGGATGACGTGGCTGTTCACACCGTACCCAGGCTGGCTCCGGTCCTTCCGGCGACCGTCAGCCCGGTCTACCGGGACGGTGCCCGGGGCAGCCTTCCGGTCGTCTGGGATCTTCCGGAGGAGCGGGTGTGGCGTCAAGCGGGCAAGGTGAGGGTCAAGGGAACCGCCACTGATCCGCTCGGCGGCGAGCACCGGGCCACCGCAGTGGTCACCGTCGACACCTTCGTCCGGACGCTTCCGGTGGAGGCCAGAACCTACCCGGGCGGACGGCCTCAACTGCCGGACGCGGTGATCGGGATCGGGCGCCACGGCGGGCGCGCGGAGCTGCCGGTCGTCTGGGAGCCGGGAACCTACGACCAGCTGGGCCAGGTGACGGTCCACGGCACGGCCACCGTCGCCGACGGCAGCACCCTCGCGGCGGCCGCAACCGTCACGATCGTCGAACCGGTCGAGGTCGACGCGGCCGCCGACGACGGGGTGACGATCGCGGCGACCTACACCGAGAGCGGCTATTCCACGGCGGGTCTGCGCAACGGAGTCCGCACCGAGAAGGCCTGGTCGAACTGGCGGTCCGGCACCAAGAACACCACCGACACGATCACCGTCACCCTTCCCGCCGAGCGTGATCTGACCAGGTTCGTCACCTACTTCTACCGGGACGGTTCCACTGCCAGCTTCCCGTCAACTTTGCGCGTACAGGTGCTCAATATTGACGGCACCTGGATCGACGCAAGCCCCGAGATCACCGTCGGGAGCGAGGGCAGCCCGATCGTCGACGTCCCGCTCTCGGTTACCGGCCCGGTGACCGCGGCACGGGTCGTGATGACCGCCCGCCCATCCGGCTACATCACGGCGAGCGAGATCGAACTTTACGCAAAGGCGGTCCCGGCATGA
- a CDS encoding PRC-barrel domain-containing protein, with protein sequence MAEPVGTLTPLSDTGQIIANPDQDVRGRSVVDSDGEKIGTVADLLVDTAGNHVRFLRVEHGGILGFGAASSFVPVEAIREVNDDEVFVASSKEHIAGGPRYDPEFVDHRAYYEDVYGHYQQTPGAQSGYLPAFPPNQGFPPLR encoded by the coding sequence ATGGCAGAACCTGTCGGCACACTGACGCCGCTGAGTGACACGGGGCAGATCATCGCGAACCCGGATCAGGACGTCCGAGGGCGGTCCGTCGTCGACAGCGACGGGGAGAAGATCGGCACGGTCGCGGACCTGCTGGTCGACACCGCAGGCAACCACGTGCGGTTCCTTCGTGTCGAACACGGCGGAATCCTCGGGTTCGGCGCGGCCTCGTCGTTCGTTCCGGTCGAGGCGATCCGTGAGGTCAACGACGACGAGGTGTTCGTGGCCTCGTCGAAGGAGCACATCGCCGGAGGGCCCCGGTACGACCCGGAGTTCGTCGATCACCGGGCTTATTACGAGGATGTGTACGGGCACTATCAGCAGACACCGGGAGCCCAGAGCGGTTACCTTCCGGCGTTCCCGCCCAACCAGGGCTTCCCGCCGTTGCGCTGA
- a CDS encoding S1 family peptidase produces MTALAVGVPVASPAHAIANGDQVADGKYPFAVKITATGIPTPEGGKRNSSCTGGLISPRWILTAAHCFRDAQGNRVARTVADKTTATVGRADLTGDDGIVAKIVQVKQHGEADVALARLDRPVTGITPLTLNRAKPRKGQKVRLVGFGFITANATRTPNRMRTGRFEVTSVAATEMGLSGIAPKKNTSPCERDSGGPYFTEAADGTAVVFGVVSRGPDCPHLGPDTATRVDTIATWIRSVIKNDVAPSPSPPATTEPAARASEAATDGAAPQADPVASYSPVLLAAIPAAAVGFVALLLAGTRKNRRRSGHRRRR; encoded by the coding sequence GTGACCGCGCTCGCTGTCGGAGTGCCGGTCGCCTCGCCCGCTCACGCGATCGCCAACGGCGATCAGGTAGCGGATGGGAAGTACCCGTTCGCGGTCAAGATCACCGCCACCGGGATCCCGACACCCGAGGGCGGTAAACGCAACAGTTCCTGTACGGGCGGGCTGATCTCGCCGCGGTGGATCCTCACCGCCGCGCACTGTTTCCGCGACGCCCAGGGCAACCGGGTCGCCCGGACCGTCGCCGACAAGACCACCGCCACCGTCGGCCGCGCCGATCTCACCGGCGACGACGGGATCGTCGCGAAGATCGTGCAGGTGAAACAGCACGGTGAGGCCGATGTGGCGCTGGCCCGGCTGGACCGGCCGGTCACCGGGATCACCCCGCTGACCCTCAACCGGGCGAAACCGCGGAAAGGCCAGAAAGTCCGGCTCGTCGGGTTCGGCTTCATCACCGCGAACGCGACGCGCACCCCGAACCGGATGCGGACCGGGCGCTTCGAGGTCACGTCGGTGGCGGCCACCGAGATGGGCCTGTCCGGCATCGCGCCGAAGAAGAACACCAGCCCGTGCGAGCGCGACTCCGGCGGACCGTACTTCACCGAGGCCGCCGACGGGACAGCGGTCGTGTTCGGCGTCGTCAGCCGGGGCCCGGACTGCCCGCACCTCGGGCCGGACACCGCGACCCGGGTGGACACGATCGCCACCTGGATCCGGTCGGTGATCAAGAACGACGTGGCCCCGTCACCCTCGCCGCCCGCGACCACCGAACCGGCCGCCCGTGCCAGCGAAGCCGCCACCGACGGCGCCGCCCCGCAGGCCGACCCGGTCGCGTCGTACTCCCCGGTCCTGCTCGCTGCCATCCCGGCGGCAGCCGTCGGGTTCGTCGCGCTGCTGCTGGCCGGCACCCGCAAGAACCGGCGCCGATCCGGTCATCGCAGGCGGAGATGA